In a single window of the Delftia tsuruhatensis genome:
- the tssM gene encoding type VI secretion system membrane subunit TssM, which produces MMNWLRRFFGFFVSRAFWVLVGVIALMLFVWFAGPLFAFAELRPLESERVRWWVIGLILAAYVLTLLVSFWRRMKISGRLFEHMSRMKESAGSTGKDGPSEEVVALQQRFAEAAKTLKSVRVDGASGRGSWGRRFIYELPWYVIVGAPGSGKTTALINAGLDFPLAGQFGKAALQGVGGTRNCDWWFTDQAVIIDTAGRYATQDSNTEVDKSEWSGFLGLLKKYRPRQPVNGIILTLSASDLLTFKEPDLIAHFNALRERLQELQQAFAIELPVYLWVTKVDLLAGFNEFFGAYGKELRNQVWGFTFPYSEKAQNNRPTLAAFEQEWQVLEKSLYSVQDAHLAQEMELRRRNYIYGFPQQFSGLRERVGKAVEFIFADSRIARQALLRGVYFCSGTQEGTVFDRILGGLRRRFDTAGKVPVTRPQGGGKSYFLHDLLVKLIFTEAHLAGRNLRWERRTRAMTYLGYALSVLLLASAIGVWTVSYRHNTEYLDQVGENVSAVSQLAGKYNSNADDLADLLGLLTRVEQVGDTPDFVRNAPPLSYQYGLYQGEKVGVAADLAYDRMLQNGLLPLVAKRLEAQLRNPPVENLEYLYEGLKAYLMLQQADRYSADFLRQWVGADFKRFLLPDGDTRTFERIDRHLAALLSPDRVVSSPYPANDALVAQVRTKLATLSTAQRAYYRLRSRLQRNELREFNLLDVSGPQAANVFTRKSGQPLNRGVPGLFTYQGYWDLFDKAVGGVVTEISDDEGWVLGLPAQSIKTQLGDAAQGKLVREVRMLYLREYQQVWAQYIQDMQLIPSGSLQASIQRLSVLSAPDSPLPLFLRGVVKETTLLRQADKGQQTVVDKVRQNIKNTRDDIERVIGPVAAAHGAGEQKLERIVDDYFEPLRRLVGVPGAQNPGSMPIDAIMKTLDEYYGTLVAADAAVRSGATPPPPDAAIRLKTEASRLPAPLGQMIGSIAATSSQQTTSLVRSQIGASLNTAVGEFCRKAVAGRYPLNRAASSDVTPQDFARLFAAGGLMDDFFNKNLASIVDTATWTFKKNIDGSSSGGDGSLTAFQKASAIRSVFFAAGDAMPKLRLDIKIIEMDASIASMALDVDGTVVRYAHGPQINQSIAWPGPRGRQQVSLQVSEQGGGQSALSADGPWALHRFFDKLTIAAGSRPESFTATANVNGKRVVFEVTAGSVQNPFRLTQLQTFSCPSQF; this is translated from the coding sequence ATGATGAACTGGTTGCGACGTTTCTTCGGGTTCTTTGTGAGCCGGGCCTTCTGGGTGCTCGTGGGTGTCATCGCGCTCATGCTCTTCGTCTGGTTTGCCGGCCCCCTGTTCGCATTCGCGGAGCTGCGCCCCCTGGAGTCCGAGCGGGTCCGCTGGTGGGTGATCGGGCTGATCCTTGCCGCCTATGTGCTGACGCTGCTGGTGTCCTTTTGGCGGCGGATGAAGATCAGCGGCCGCCTGTTCGAACACATGAGCCGCATGAAGGAGTCCGCCGGATCCACCGGAAAGGACGGGCCCAGCGAAGAGGTCGTGGCGCTTCAGCAGCGCTTTGCCGAAGCCGCCAAGACGCTCAAGTCCGTGCGGGTGGACGGCGCATCGGGGCGGGGTTCCTGGGGGCGGCGCTTCATCTATGAGCTGCCCTGGTATGTGATCGTGGGTGCCCCGGGCTCGGGCAAGACGACCGCACTCATCAACGCAGGCCTGGACTTCCCGCTTGCCGGGCAGTTCGGCAAGGCGGCGCTCCAGGGCGTGGGGGGAACGCGCAATTGCGACTGGTGGTTCACGGACCAGGCGGTGATCATCGATACGGCGGGGCGCTACGCCACCCAGGACAGCAACACGGAGGTCGACAAATCGGAGTGGAGCGGTTTCCTGGGTCTGCTCAAGAAGTACCGTCCGCGCCAGCCGGTCAACGGGATCATCCTGACGCTCAGTGCCTCGGACCTGCTGACCTTCAAGGAGCCCGATCTGATCGCGCACTTCAACGCGCTGCGCGAGCGCCTCCAGGAGCTGCAACAGGCGTTCGCCATCGAGTTGCCCGTCTACCTGTGGGTCACGAAGGTCGACCTGCTGGCCGGCTTCAACGAGTTCTTCGGCGCCTATGGCAAGGAGTTGCGCAACCAGGTGTGGGGCTTCACCTTCCCCTATTCGGAGAAGGCCCAGAACAACCGGCCCACGCTGGCGGCCTTCGAGCAGGAGTGGCAGGTCCTGGAGAAGTCGCTCTACAGCGTGCAGGATGCGCATCTGGCGCAGGAGATGGAGCTGCGCCGGCGCAATTACATCTACGGATTTCCCCAGCAGTTCTCCGGCCTGCGCGAGCGTGTCGGAAAGGCCGTGGAGTTCATATTCGCGGATTCGCGCATTGCCAGGCAGGCGTTGCTCAGGGGCGTGTATTTTTGCAGCGGCACGCAGGAAGGTACGGTGTTCGACCGGATCCTGGGCGGGCTGCGCCGCCGTTTCGATACCGCCGGCAAGGTCCCCGTCACGCGCCCGCAAGGCGGGGGCAAGAGTTACTTCCTGCATGATCTTCTGGTCAAGCTGATCTTCACGGAGGCCCATCTGGCCGGGCGCAATCTCCGGTGGGAACGGCGCACCAGGGCAATGACCTACCTGGGGTACGCCCTGTCGGTCCTGCTGCTGGCCTCCGCCATCGGCGTGTGGACCGTGAGCTACCGGCACAACACGGAGTATCTGGACCAGGTGGGGGAGAACGTCAGCGCCGTGTCGCAGCTGGCGGGCAAGTACAACAGCAATGCCGATGACCTGGCGGACCTGCTGGGGCTGCTGACCCGGGTGGAGCAGGTCGGCGACACGCCGGATTTCGTGCGCAACGCCCCCCCGCTTTCCTACCAGTACGGTCTCTACCAGGGGGAGAAGGTGGGCGTGGCCGCGGACCTCGCCTACGACCGGATGCTGCAAAACGGCCTGCTGCCCCTGGTGGCCAAGCGCCTGGAGGCGCAACTGAGGAATCCCCCTGTGGAGAACCTCGAATACCTGTATGAGGGCTTGAAGGCCTACCTCATGCTGCAACAGGCAGACCGCTATTCGGCGGACTTCCTGCGGCAATGGGTGGGGGCCGACTTCAAGCGCTTCCTGCTGCCCGATGGTGATACCCGGACCTTCGAGCGCATCGATCGGCATCTGGCGGCGCTGCTTTCTCCGGACCGGGTTGTGAGCTCTCCCTATCCGGCCAACGACGCGCTGGTGGCCCAGGTGCGCACCAAGCTGGCAACGCTGTCGACGGCGCAGCGCGCCTACTACAGGCTGCGCAGCCGCCTGCAGCGCAATGAACTGCGGGAGTTCAATCTGCTGGATGTGTCGGGGCCGCAGGCCGCCAACGTGTTCACGCGCAAGAGCGGCCAGCCTCTGAACCGCGGGGTGCCAGGCCTGTTCACGTACCAGGGGTACTGGGATCTCTTCGACAAGGCCGTAGGCGGCGTGGTCACGGAAATCAGTGATGACGAAGGCTGGGTACTGGGTCTGCCCGCGCAGAGCATCAAGACCCAGCTGGGCGATGCAGCACAGGGCAAGCTGGTGCGCGAGGTCCGCATGCTGTACCTGCGCGAATACCAGCAGGTGTGGGCCCAGTACATCCAGGACATGCAACTGATTCCCAGCGGCTCGCTGCAGGCGTCCATCCAGCGGCTTAGCGTTCTGTCCGCCCCCGATTCGCCGCTGCCGCTGTTCCTGCGGGGCGTGGTCAAGGAAACGACCTTGCTGCGGCAGGCCGACAAGGGCCAGCAGACCGTGGTGGACAAGGTCCGGCAGAACATCAAGAACACCCGGGACGACATCGAGCGCGTGATCGGTCCGGTGGCGGCGGCCCATGGCGCGGGCGAGCAGAAGCTGGAGCGCATCGTCGACGACTATTTCGAGCCGCTGCGCCGCCTCGTGGGAGTGCCGGGAGCACAAAACCCGGGATCCATGCCCATAGACGCCATCATGAAGACGCTGGACGAGTACTACGGCACGCTGGTGGCGGCCGATGCCGCCGTGCGCTCCGGGGCCACGCCGCCTCCGCCGGATGCCGCCATCCGCCTGAAGACCGAGGCTTCACGCCTGCCGGCGCCACTGGGCCAGATGATCGGCTCCATCGCGGCCACCAGCAGCCAGCAGACCACCAGCCTGGTGCGTAGCCAGATCGGAGCAAGCCTGAACACGGCGGTGGGCGAGTTCTGCCGCAAGGCCGTGGCGGGGCGCTATCCGCTCAATCGGGCCGCCAGCAGCGACGTCACGCCGCAGGATTTCGCCCGGCTTTTCGCGGCGGGCGGGCTGATGGATGATTTCTTCAACAAGAACCTGGCCTCCATCGTGGATACGGCCACATGGACCTTCAAGAAGAACATCGACGGCAGCAGCTCCGGCGGCGATGGCTCCTTGACCGCCTTCCAGAAGGCCAGCGCGATCCGCAGCGTGTTCTTTGCCGCGGGCGACGCCATGCCCAAGCTGCGCCTGGACATCAAGATCATCGAAATGGATGCCTCCATCGCCAGCATGGCGCTGGACGTGGATGGGACCGTGGTGCGCTACGCCCATGGACCGCAGATCAACCAGTCCATCGCCTGGCCCGGCCCTCGTGGTCGCCAGCAGGTATCGCTGCAGGTGAGCGAGCAGGGCGGTGGGCAAAGCGCGCTGAGCGCGGACGGTCCCTGGGCCCTGCACCGCTTCTTCGACAAACTCACGATCGCTGCCGGCAGCCGGCCCGAGTCCTTCACGGCCACCGCCAACGTCAATGGCAAGCGCGTCGTGTTCGAGGTGACCGCCGGCAGCGTGCAGAACCCGTTTCGCCTGACCCAGTTGCAGACGTTCAGCTGCCCGAGCCAATTCTGA
- the tagF gene encoding type VI secretion system-associated protein TagF, which yields MSQPVVQSLDVELAWGGKLPSNGDFLWSTPRSDLRVRLEEWLQVGMYQGRSLHGDAWNHCLDRGAVWNFLIPARYIVKGSIVVGCIAPSRDRVGRRYPLVAVYAFPEKVLMQATAVLLELPLLMSQLGAQMHAGLQRVWPRDAMDSAIRSVFSAWRSELSLETLRALQPGQASDILDVLGTGWAAEGGDSELHTRPMSRSSSYPWPDVASIVQRPDCPSLWWTNGAAGAPLKAFSYESGLDGPLMTWLFGRANG from the coding sequence ATGAGCCAGCCAGTTGTCCAAAGCCTTGATGTGGAACTCGCCTGGGGAGGCAAGCTCCCCAGCAACGGCGATTTTCTGTGGAGTACGCCGCGCAGCGATCTGAGGGTCCGGCTGGAGGAGTGGCTGCAGGTGGGCATGTACCAGGGGCGCTCGCTGCACGGCGATGCCTGGAACCATTGCCTCGACCGGGGAGCGGTCTGGAATTTCCTCATTCCGGCCCGCTACATCGTGAAGGGATCCATCGTGGTCGGCTGCATCGCACCCAGCCGTGACCGGGTGGGGCGGCGCTATCCCCTGGTGGCTGTCTATGCCTTTCCGGAGAAAGTGCTCATGCAGGCCACGGCCGTGCTGCTGGAGTTGCCCTTGCTCATGAGCCAGCTGGGGGCGCAAATGCATGCCGGCCTGCAAAGGGTCTGGCCGCGCGATGCCATGGATAGCGCCATCCGCTCCGTGTTCTCGGCCTGGCGTTCTGAGCTGTCGCTGGAAACCCTGCGAGCGCTGCAGCCCGGCCAGGCCTCGGACATCCTGGATGTGCTGGGCACGGGATGGGCTGCCGAAGGCGGAGATTCCGAGCTGCATACCCGGCCCATGTCGCGCTCCTCGTCCTATCCCTGGCCCGATGTCGCCAGCATCGTGCAAAGGCCGGACTGCCCCAGTCTCTGGTGGACCAATGGCGCCGCGGGCGCGCCGCTGAAGGCGTTTTCCTATGAGTCCGGACTGGACGGCCCCCTCATGACCTGGCTTTTCGGCCGGGCAAACGGTTGA
- a CDS encoding serine/threonine-protein kinase: protein MVQQPEENAAAAPAPMSLPLQTRLGEFEILEVIGEGGFSIVYLAHDHSLRRTVAIKEYLPGAIAYRNAEGVVQPRFPKYEGTFKTGLNSFLNEARILAQFEHPALIRIHRFWEQNGTAYMVMQYCKGRTLRQLRQDEPLLLMDESWLMQTMAPVLDALSLLHSRNCYHRDLSPDNILMLDSGAPMLLDFGAARQVIGDMTQALTVILKPGFAPIEQYADDESMRQGPWTDIYGVGAVLYFALTGKPPVASVARLVKDPLRQLSSMSELAISPTFAQAVDHALAVFPDARPASVAALVAELHGKAETEARAPVQPAPSQPAPVPDAPAPDAPAPDAPAPGIAVPDTVVPEAVAPAREGAAPLAPRPPQASLSLLEDLPTVAETADLSAQALPGTGPMVVPAEPSATPLPNVSAQQPSFAQTAPSPSPAPVLTVPPPAQPPAPAQPATGANPSGRGVQAWVYGVGGLTVLALGAAMAWVAMGAGDRAPAAPPAGTQSPVPPAVAAAPAPVPMPEAPVLQEPPPAMPDPGGAAVPDASLAEARVRALEDERLKAEEKARAEEKAKQEEKARAEKKALQESGVASANPALVPGGAAHSPDATVQPAAQESAGAPKDTRTKSVEGQGPGAFLQLSIRPWGRVIVDGKDLGVSPPLTRVWLPSGVHHVVVENDEFSKYDREVTIGDKKNVSISHRFDAR from the coding sequence ATGGTGCAACAACCTGAAGAGAACGCGGCTGCCGCACCCGCGCCCATGAGCCTTCCTCTGCAGACGCGGCTGGGCGAGTTCGAGATCCTGGAGGTGATTGGCGAGGGCGGCTTCTCCATCGTCTATCTCGCGCACGATCATTCGCTGCGCCGCACGGTGGCCATCAAGGAGTATCTGCCCGGGGCGATCGCCTACCGCAATGCGGAAGGTGTGGTGCAGCCGCGGTTTCCCAAATACGAGGGCACTTTCAAGACAGGCCTGAACAGCTTTCTGAACGAGGCGAGGATACTGGCGCAGTTCGAGCATCCGGCCCTGATCCGCATCCACCGATTCTGGGAACAGAATGGCACGGCCTATATGGTCATGCAGTACTGCAAGGGCCGTACCCTGCGGCAACTGCGGCAGGACGAGCCCCTGCTGCTCATGGACGAATCCTGGCTGATGCAGACCATGGCGCCCGTGCTGGATGCGTTGAGCCTGCTGCATTCGCGCAACTGCTACCACCGCGACCTGTCGCCGGACAACATCCTGATGCTGGATTCGGGGGCGCCCATGCTGCTGGACTTCGGTGCGGCAAGGCAGGTGATCGGTGACATGACCCAGGCCCTGACCGTGATCCTCAAGCCTGGCTTCGCCCCCATCGAACAGTATGCGGACGACGAGTCCATGCGCCAGGGACCATGGACCGATATCTACGGTGTAGGCGCGGTACTTTATTTCGCCCTGACGGGCAAACCTCCCGTGGCCTCCGTGGCAAGGCTGGTCAAGGACCCGCTCAGGCAGCTGTCCTCCATGTCGGAGCTGGCGATCTCGCCGACCTTCGCGCAGGCGGTGGATCATGCCCTGGCGGTGTTCCCCGATGCACGGCCTGCCTCCGTCGCCGCCCTGGTGGCCGAACTCCATGGAAAGGCCGAAACCGAAGCGCGGGCGCCGGTCCAGCCGGCCCCCAGCCAGCCTGCACCCGTGCCCGACGCACCGGCGCCCGACGCACCGGCGCCCGACGCACCGGCACCTGGCATCGCGGTGCCCGACACAGTGGTGCCCGAGGCCGTAGCCCCAGCCCGGGAGGGAGCTGCTCCGCTGGCGCCCCGGCCTCCGCAGGCGAGTCTCTCGCTGCTCGAAGACCTGCCCACCGTGGCGGAAACCGCCGATCTGTCGGCGCAGGCCCTGCCCGGTACCGGGCCGATGGTGGTACCGGCAGAGCCTTCAGCCACGCCATTGCCGAATGTTTCCGCGCAGCAGCCGAGCTTTGCCCAAACTGCGCCTTCGCCTTCGCCTGCCCCTGTCCTGACTGTTCCTCCACCGGCCCAGCCTCCGGCGCCGGCACAGCCCGCCACTGGCGCGAACCCGTCCGGCCGGGGCGTGCAGGCCTGGGTCTATGGGGTGGGCGGCCTGACCGTGCTGGCCCTGGGAGCGGCCATGGCCTGGGTGGCCATGGGGGCTGGCGACCGCGCGCCGGCCGCGCCACCGGCCGGCACCCAGTCGCCCGTGCCGCCGGCGGTCGCGGCCGCACCGGCTCCCGTACCCATGCCCGAGGCACCTGTCCTCCAGGAGCCCCCACCCGCGATGCCGGATCCGGGGGGCGCAGCGGTGCCCGATGCCTCCTTGGCCGAAGCCCGGGTCCGGGCCTTGGAGGACGAGCGGCTCAAGGCCGAGGAAAAAGCCAGGGCCGAGGAAAAAGCCAAGCAGGAAGAAAAGGCCAGGGCGGAGAAGAAGGCCTTGCAGGAATCCGGTGTCGCCAGTGCCAATCCCGCCTTGGTACCTGGCGGTGCGGCCCATTCGCCGGATGCGACCGTGCAGCCCGCGGCCCAGGAGTCCGCAGGGGCCCCCAAGGACACCCGGACCAAATCGGTAGAAGGCCAGGGGCCGGGCGCATTCCTGCAGCTCTCCATCAGGCCCTGGGGCCGCGTGATTGTCGACGGCAAGGACCTGGGTGTTTCTCCTCCGCTGACCAGGGTATGGCTGCCGAGTGGAGTGCACCATGTCGTTGTCGAGAATGATGAATTCTCCAAATATGATCGGGAAGTCACGATTGGCGACAAAAAGAATGTATCCATCAGTCATCGGTTCGATGCACGCTAG
- a CDS encoding TssQ family T6SS-associated lipoprotein, whose amino-acid sequence MQKLKHLYVLGLGAIVVGALGGCATSPEPAPTPAEAVAEDRSKEPPSPPPIELRAERVNEETPADQGLTEVERRFSAGLEQYNEGQYANAIRIFREPVFDRAWPELKVRALKYLAFSYCVSNNLEACRSTFTRLLAVSPDFVLSAAERGHPIWGPAFQQAKTKARPAK is encoded by the coding sequence ATGCAAAAACTCAAACATCTGTACGTGCTCGGCCTGGGTGCCATCGTTGTCGGGGCGCTTGGAGGCTGCGCCACTTCGCCGGAACCTGCGCCGACGCCTGCAGAGGCCGTGGCGGAGGACAGGAGCAAGGAGCCGCCCAGCCCGCCTCCGATAGAGTTGCGTGCGGAGAGGGTGAACGAGGAAACTCCGGCGGATCAGGGGCTGACCGAGGTGGAACGCAGGTTCTCCGCAGGGCTGGAGCAATACAACGAAGGGCAATATGCGAATGCCATCCGCATATTCAGGGAGCCGGTCTTCGACCGGGCATGGCCTGAGCTGAAAGTCAGGGCATTGAAGTATCTGGCCTTCAGTTATTGCGTCAGCAACAATCTCGAAGCGTGCAGGAGCACTTTCACGAGGCTTCTGGCGGTGTCGCCGGACTTCGTATTGAGTGCAGCCGAACGTGGCCATCCTATCTGGGGCCCTGCCTTCCAGCAGGCCAAGACCAAGGCACGCCCCGCCAAATAG
- a CDS encoding MBL fold metallo-hydrolase: protein MSQKIQGAIRASTATVLLAAFLAGCASTGPGAGDQAGGSGTPTAGRVEGKAAAPAEAPVSKTDQAPGFMRMKLGQYTVTALYDGRVQIDSQLLKGRPAGTIAQLLRQGRQPSEQGVQTAVNAFLLDDGKNVVLVDTGAADTMGADTGLLLESLAAAGYGAEEVTAVLLTHLHPDHAGGLLHQGEAAFPRAAVHVAKAEADFWLSEAGAKAAPEAMQPYFAGARKAVAPYQQSNRFHTFVAGDQLLDGFSAMALNGHTPGHSGFVVKSGGETLLLWGDVIHSHTVQFADPAVALEFDVNQKQARATRAKVMQDAARSGTWVAGAHLPFPGIGRVLTNGKAYRWLPLDYSQALSDASARQPGTAKAAGK from the coding sequence ATGTCCCAGAAAATCCAAGGCGCGATCCGCGCCTCCACGGCCACCGTATTGCTGGCCGCCTTCCTTGCCGGCTGCGCCAGCACGGGCCCCGGCGCTGGCGATCAGGCCGGCGGCTCCGGCACGCCCACGGCTGGCCGTGTTGAAGGCAAGGCGGCCGCGCCGGCCGAAGCGCCTGTCAGCAAGACCGACCAGGCGCCGGGCTTCATGCGCATGAAGCTGGGCCAGTACACCGTGACCGCGCTGTACGACGGCAGGGTGCAGATCGACAGCCAGCTGCTCAAGGGGCGCCCGGCGGGGACCATTGCCCAGTTGCTGCGCCAGGGCCGCCAGCCGTCGGAGCAGGGCGTGCAGACGGCGGTCAACGCCTTCCTGCTGGACGATGGCAAGAACGTGGTGCTGGTGGACACGGGGGCCGCGGACACCATGGGTGCCGACACCGGCCTGCTGCTGGAAAGCCTGGCTGCGGCGGGCTATGGCGCCGAGGAGGTGACGGCCGTGCTGCTGACCCATCTGCATCCCGACCATGCAGGAGGCCTGCTGCACCAGGGTGAAGCAGCGTTCCCCCGCGCGGCCGTGCATGTGGCCAAGGCAGAGGCGGATTTCTGGCTGTCCGAGGCCGGCGCCAAGGCCGCCCCCGAAGCCATGCAACCTTATTTCGCGGGGGCCCGCAAGGCCGTGGCGCCTTATCAGCAGTCCAACCGCTTCCACACCTTCGTGGCAGGCGATCAACTGCTCGACGGCTTCAGCGCCATGGCGTTGAACGGACATACGCCCGGCCACAGCGGCTTTGTCGTGAAGTCCGGTGGCGAGACGCTGCTGCTGTGGGGCGATGTGATCCACAGCCACACCGTGCAGTTCGCGGACCCGGCCGTGGCGCTGGAATTCGATGTCAACCAGAAACAGGCGCGTGCCACGCGCGCCAAGGTCATGCAGGACGCCGCGCGTTCGGGCACCTGGGTGGCTGGTGCCCACCTGCCGTTCCCCGGCATCGGGCGCGTCCTGACCAACGGCAAGGCCTACCGCTGGCTGCCGCTGGACTATTCGCAGGCACTGTCCGACGCATCGGCCCGCCAGCCGGGCACGGCCAAGGCCGCGGGCAAGTAA
- a CDS encoding Bug family tripartite tricarboxylate transporter substrate binding protein — translation MPYPLSRKRFLCTAALIGAALAPLPQAWAQAYPTRPVRLVVPFAPGGNTDVLARMVAQGLSESLGQPVVVENISGANGSIGASRVASAANDGYTLLFGTAGTQAINQSLYKNLSEKNLGDFEYIALVTMIPNVLVINEARTPVKSVRELVAHAGAQKTGMSYGSPGSGSTVHLSGELFKTATRLDMVHVPYKGSAPALTDLLGGQIDFIFENVTPALPFVQSGKLKALAVTSEQRLAALPDVPTMKESGYPGFVTGTWNGVLAPKGTPAAIVKRVEEATLKIAGSADFKTKVTALGGEVRPLDAKAFREFTRTEYQRWNGIVLAAKLEKQ, via the coding sequence ATGCCATACCCTCTTTCGCGCAAGCGATTCCTGTGCACCGCCGCATTGATCGGCGCCGCACTGGCCCCCCTGCCCCAGGCCTGGGCACAGGCCTATCCCACGCGACCCGTCAGGCTGGTCGTCCCCTTCGCTCCCGGGGGCAATACCGACGTGCTGGCCCGCATGGTGGCCCAAGGCCTGTCGGAATCGCTGGGCCAGCCCGTGGTGGTGGAGAACATCTCGGGGGCCAATGGCTCCATCGGCGCCAGCCGCGTGGCCTCGGCCGCCAATGACGGCTATACGCTGCTCTTCGGCACGGCAGGTACACAGGCCATCAACCAGAGTCTCTACAAGAACCTCAGCGAGAAGAACCTGGGCGACTTCGAATACATCGCCCTAGTGACCATGATCCCCAATGTGCTGGTCATCAACGAGGCGCGCACGCCCGTGAAGTCGGTCAGGGAACTGGTGGCGCATGCCGGCGCGCAGAAGACGGGCATGAGCTATGGCTCGCCGGGCAGCGGCTCCACGGTCCACCTGTCGGGCGAACTGTTCAAGACCGCCACCCGGCTGGACATGGTCCACGTGCCCTACAAGGGCAGCGCACCGGCCCTGACCGACCTGCTGGGCGGCCAGATCGACTTCATCTTCGAGAACGTCACGCCGGCCCTGCCCTTCGTGCAATCGGGCAAGCTCAAGGCCCTGGCCGTGACCTCGGAGCAGCGCCTTGCAGCCCTGCCCGACGTGCCGACCATGAAGGAAAGCGGCTACCCCGGCTTCGTGACGGGGACCTGGAACGGCGTGCTCGCACCCAAGGGCACACCGGCGGCCATCGTCAAGCGCGTGGAAGAGGCCACGCTCAAGATTGCGGGCAGCGCCGACTTCAAGACCAAGGTGACCGCGCTGGGCGGCGAAGTCCGGCCGCTGGATGCCAAGGCCTTCCGCGAATTCACGCGCACCGAATACCAGCGCTGGAATGGCATCGTGCTGGCAGCGAAACTGGAGAAGCAGTAG